CCCTGCCAAGGACGATTCATGGCTCGTAAAATTTCAGGGTGAGAGTGCTGTAGGGGTAAATCCAGATAGGGCAGAACATTAGGCGTTTCTTGAATCGCTCGAATCACTTTTGGCGTGAGTCCAGTGGGATAGGCATAATGCATTCGGATCCAGGGGACATCCACTTCTCCTAAAGCCCGCAACAATTGGGCTAACTTGGGTTCACCGTAAAGATCAACGCCATAGTTGGTGGTAATTTGCGAAATGAGAACCAGTTCTTTCACCCCTTGTTCGGCAAGGCTGTGGGCTTCGTTCACAATGGATTCAATGGAGCGCGATCGCTGCTTGCCCCGTAAATGAGGAATAATACAAAACGCACAAGCATAATCACACCCTTCCGCCACTCGCAAATAAGCAACCGCTTCGCTGGTGGTGCGATACCGCGGAACCGTTTCATCAGCAATATAAGTGGGTTCAGCGGTAATTTCTTTGACCCGTTTGCCATCTTCCACGCGCTGGATAACATCAACGATTTTGCCATAATCACCTGTTCCGACCACAGCTACGGCTTCAGGGATTTCTTCTAATAATTCTTCTTGAAAATGTTGCGCTAAACAGCCGGTAATCAGAATTTTTTTATTTGCTTCTGCTAACTCCACTAAAGTTCGGACTGACTCTTCTCGTGCTGCTTCAATAAAACTACACGTATTGACAATGACGTAGTCTGCCGTTTCTTCATTATTATCAACCGGATAGCCTGCTTGCGCGAGCAAGCCTAACATATGTTCTGAATCAATTCGGTTTTTTTCGCAGCCTAGGTGAGAAATAGCAATTGTAGGTTTTTCCGACATAAGTTGAGCCTTAAAAAGGTGCAATTAACAATGTATAATAGCCGAGACTAGATCACGAATATGTAATCAGAATTATTTTATGTCTCAAGAACAAACCGGCGCTGACGCAGTTGATCGCGCGATCGCGCAAGGCATCGATCTCGATGGTAGTCCCATCCCGCAAGCCAAACTCGCTCTCTACCGGCAAGTCATGGCGTTAGAAGCCAACCGCAAACGGAGTGGTGTCCAGAATACTATGCGTTCCCGTATTGTCCGTATTGGCGCAAAACATCTCCCTCAAGACCAACTTAACCAGATGTTAGCAGAGGCCGATTTTCCTCCTCTCAAAGAGAAGGAAATCGCTTTTTACTATAATAAACGTTGACCAACATTGCACTTGCAATTCCCGACGTGAGTCGCTTTGAGACTTAAGGTGTAATCCCATCCGGAAGAATCACGCCCGCCAAATTAACGTTTGTCCAATTAGTACTATTCAAATCTGCTTCCGTCAAATCAGTATTATTCAGGTTCGCATTGGTCAGATTCGCTCGCGCTAAATTGGCTTGTCTAAGATTGGCGTCACTTAGATTCCCATAACTCAAATTGGCATGTTTCAGACTCGCGCGAATCATTCTCGCTCTCTCTAAGTTGGCTTGAGATAAATCAACCTGATCTAAAATTGCCTCAAACATTTTGGCTTCATTGAGATTAGCATCGGTTAAATCAGCCCCGCTCAAATCGGCTCGCTCCAAATTCACCCGAGTTAAATTGGCACCTCTTAGTTTTGCCCCTTTTAAGTTCGCTCTACTTAAATCAGCATTAAATAAATTCGCTTCACTTAAATCTGCTCCTTCTAAGTTCGCTTTCATCAGACTTGCTCGCGCCAAATTCGCTTCTCTGAGCTTGGCTTGAGTAAAGTCAAGTTCATCAAGATGCAAACCTTCGAGATCGCTACGGTGTAAATTTGTCCGCTTCAGTTTTGTTTTCGTCTTGCGAGTACCTCGGTTTTCTGACTCTGTCAGGACTGCTTTTAGCAAACAGGCTCCTGTTAAATCAGCCCCAGATAAGTCAGCTCCAGTCAAATTTGCTTCCATCAAATTCCCATCTAGGAAAGAAGCGAGAGTAAGATTTGTATCACTTAAGTTAGCACGCTGGAGCGTTGCACCATGGAAATCGCAGTCATGAAGATTTGCAAAGCGAAGATTCGCTTGACTCAAATTAGTGCCACTGAGTTTAGCTTTGATTAAATTACAACCCGTCAAATTAGCTTCATTCAGAAAAGCAAAAGCGAGATTACTATTTTCTAAGTTTGATTGAGACAGATTAATTTCTATTAAATCTGCCCCAGATAAGTCAGCCCCAACTAAAGCTTTGTTACTAAAGTTTTTTTGGCCTTTAGTATAATGAGTTAAAAGTTCCTGAGCATCCATAGGTCAAATTAGTTAGTTTCATAAAGGGGTTTGAGAGCCATTACAATTGCTTTTGCAACTTGCATATTTTCATCAATTTTGAACATTTTACTTTTAATAGAAGAGAGAGCCAAAGCAGTTGTTTCCAGATGATCTTGAAGTTCTTGTACCGTCTTAAATTCCTGCACAACTCCCATCAACATTTGATCAAGTTCATAAGTTTTGAGCAACAAACCATCTGCTTCTTGCTGAGTCGTCAGTGGGCTTGAGTTCAGACTATAGTACAACAACATCTTGACTCGCAGCGGATTCGTATACTGCATAATCCGCTGTCTAACTTGATAGGGATTGTAATCAAAGTTATGCTTTCGGGTTTCAGTTTTAACTTTAGCTTGTGAACTGGTTCTGCTTTCAGTGGTCTGAGGATGGGTCGTCGTTTTTTTAGAAACATTGACCAGTGACTTAAATTTTTCGAGCTCAACTTCACTCCCATACAATTTAGCGAGTTGGGTGATGATGCTAGCCGCAACTTTTGAATAAGTTCCCTGTTTATTTAAACCTTTAACAATTTTGAACAAGTTGATGCCCACTCGTTCAAGATCGGGATAGTTTTGATAAATTTCTTGAATCAACTGCGCCAGCGGATAGTTAGATAAAGTTTCGGGATTATTTTCCCAGCGGTGCTTGGTTAAGGCAAAAAGCATTTTATGGATACGGTTCGCATTTTTGTCTTGCTCAAGGTTTTGGGTAATTTCCGCGATTTGGCTACTTTGGGTCAAGGAAGAATTCATGGAGGTTTGCTGAAGCTTTGAAGAAAATGAGGTGGCTAATGGATCTTCGAGGGTTTCACCGTAAATTTGACTAATTTTTCCGAGTAATTGTTGAGCAACGGGATAGTATTTTTCCGGCTTGTTTAAGCCGTCAACTACACGATTGAGTTGATCTCTAACTGCACTAATGGTTGGTTGGGATTGGCGCAGTTCTGAGATAAGCTCTCCCATCCTCGTGGCAGAAAGAGTGCTCCGGTCATTTTCCCAATAGTTCCTACAAGTTGCAAACAAGAGTTTCTTCATCATCATTGAATGGTACTGCTGTTCAACAGCTTGTATTAGAGGCTGAGAAATAGAAACCATTGTGATTTCCTCCAAGATTTAACTGAGATATACGATTTAGACATCACAACATAAAAACGACGAAAGTCATTTGTTTTTTGAATTAATCTTTTCTATGAGAAGAGATGAAAATCAATTGAGGTAGTAAATTAACCCGACTTTAGGGTTAAAACAAAGCACATACAAATACTATTTGCAATCACATTATACTATCAGTATAAACTCTGAACTTGGGACTGGCAAGTATTGACGAAAATTAATTTTGTCGCACTCCTTATTTACCTCTGATCAGATTATGAATTGATTCAGTATCTGAGATAAAACAATTATAATCACTTAAGCTTTGACAAGGATTAATTTTCTAAAGTCCTCTCCCTGTTGATGTCATTGAGCTCTAGGACTAGACTCATTATCCGGAATATTCATTATGCACTCGACCATCAGGCATTGTTGCGCCCATAAGTTTTAATTGATTCAAATCAATACTACTTAATTCAGCTCGAAGTAAATTAGATTGACTAAGATCTGTTCCAATGAGAGAGGCTCGGGCTAAGCTTGCCTCGATCAGTGTGGCGTGACTCAGGTTAGCTTCATTAAAGTTGCAACGTTGCAAGTCAGCGCCATTGAGTCGTGCTAGATGCAGATTCGCTTGTCTTAAATTAGCCTTCATCAACTTTGCTTCTCGGAGCACCGCTTCTTGCAGATTGGCTCCAACTAGAGAAGCCCCAATCAGGCGCGATCGCTCTAAGGTTGCTTTTTTTAAATTGGCTCCGTCGAGACACACTTGATCAACTTGAGCATTACTTAAAAGGGCTTCTTCTAAATTCGCCTCTGTTAGATTAGCTCCTCGTAAATCAGCCCCTCTTAAGATGGCATTTTTCAGGTTTGCCCCTTGCAGTTGTGCTTGTCTTAAGTCAGCACTCCTTAAGTTGGCGCCTTGGAGATCAATCCGCTGTAAATTGGCGCCTTGTAACTTCGTGATTTTACGACTTTCTTCTCTTAAATTGGCAAAACGCAGACAAGCTCCGGTTAAGTTAGCATTACTCAAATCAGCTTCTCGTAAATCAGCTTCCGAGAGATTAGTATCAACTAAGTTAGCGTAGCTGAGATTGGCTCCTCTCAACACTGCTTTTTGTAAACTTGCCCCTTGTAGATCAGCTTTATATAAAGACGATTGTTTAAATGTTGCTTGATTGAGATTAGCACCACTTAACCGAATCCCAGTTAAGTCCGATTCGAGGAAGTAGGCTTCGTTGAGATAAGCAAACGTTAAGATAGTAGCTTGTAAACGCGATTGCTCGAAATGAATACCAATTAGATCGGCTCCCCAGAGGTTGGCTCCATTTAGATCAATGCCTATAAATTCAGTTGTGCCGCTAGCATATTGAGTAAGGAGTACTTTAACGTCCATCGGGGAGAAAAATTATTGATTATGTAGGAAAATAGTTAGCTAAGGATAAGGAAGTACATTGATATCCTACCCTTCCTAAGGCTACCAATGATCGAGCAGGAAATGAATAGCAATCGCATTGCTGGTTCGCTACCCGAACATTCCACCTTTAGGATACTCGTGTTTGGGAAAGGAGAAAATATTTTCTCATCTTAAATTATTCCTTATTATTGTTGTTTATTCTTTAGAACGAGGTGCCTCCAATGACTTATCGGAAAATTTTAGTTGCTTTGGATCAATCATCCCAAGCAGAAGCCATACTGAAGCAAGCGATCGCGATCGCCAAACCCCATCAAGCTAAACTGATTCTATTCCATGCCCTCATGTTTGATGGTCGT
This genomic interval from Cyanobacteria bacterium GSL.Bin1 contains the following:
- a CDS encoding DUF4090 family protein encodes the protein MSQEQTGADAVDRAIAQGIDLDGSPIPQAKLALYRQVMALEANRKRSGVQNTMRSRIVRIGAKHLPQDQLNQMLAEADFPPLKEKEIAFYYNKR
- the rimO gene encoding 30S ribosomal protein S12 methylthiotransferase RimO, with the protein product MSEKPTIAISHLGCEKNRIDSEHMLGLLAQAGYPVDNNEETADYVIVNTCSFIEAAREESVRTLVELAEANKKILITGCLAQHFQEELLEEIPEAVAVVGTGDYGKIVDVIQRVEDGKRVKEITAEPTYIADETVPRYRTTSEAVAYLRVAEGCDYACAFCIIPHLRGKQRSRSIESIVNEAHSLAEQGVKELVLISQITTNYGVDLYGEPKLAQLLRALGEVDVPWIRMHYAYPTGLTPKVIRAIQETPNVLPYLDLPLQHSHPEILRAMNRPWQGRVNDGIIRRIKEELPEAVLRTTFIVGFPGETEEHFQHLCDFVTRHEFDLMGAFTFSPEEGTAAYNLPEQLPKAVMEERRDRLMSLQQPIAARKNQACVGEIIDVLVEQGKPKTGEFIGRSVRFAPDVDGLVYLKGKASLGTMVKAKITHADVYDLYGEINSRLG